The Pygocentrus nattereri isolate fPygNat1 chromosome 17, fPygNat1.pri, whole genome shotgun sequence genome window below encodes:
- the LOC108441364 gene encoding putative gustatory receptor clone PTE01 has protein sequence MDCNFSIYARSLTLESLDLPSSNIFPAFIFGTLTYCFILLFNMTVLLTIALNRKLHKPMYVLLFNLPLNDMMGASAFFPQLVSSILSQNRSITYSACFVQALLIHLYGAGTFLTLTAMAYDRYVAICCPLKYNTMMSPNNLLKIIIIMWILNVTSIGSLLAMNYRKEIRSTQIVDIFCNNPSLMKLVCEDTRVNNYYGLFVMTFFVGLCLLIVVFTYVQILITVVVKRQSDARSKAIQTCGTHLIVFLCFQFNTFFVFIAHRFETAFPSLRRALGASAVIFPPILNPLIYGLKTKEIRENFILFFHKVFPQKQKNKLVGVKH, from the coding sequence ATGGATTGTAATTTCTCCATATATGCAAGATCTTTGACTTTGGAATCACTGGACTTACCTTCATCTAACATTTTTCCAGCATTCATATTTGGAACTCTCACCTATTGCTTCATTTTGCTTTTCAATATGACTGTGTTGCTCACTATTGCTCTGAACAGGAAACTTCATAAGCCTATGTATGTTCTGTTGTTTAACTTGCCACTCAATGATATGATGGGTGCCTCAGCCTTTTTCCCTCAGCTGGTGTCTAGTATTCTGTCACAGAATAGATCCATCACTTACTCTGCTTGTTTTGTGCAAGCCTTACTGATTCATCTGTATGGAGCTGGAAcatttctcactctcactgctATGGCTTATGACAGATATGTTGCAATCTGTTGTCCATTGAAATACAACACCATGATGTCTCCAAATAACTTGctgaaaataattataataatgtggATCTTAAATGTTACTTCGATTGGTTCACTACTTGCAATGAACTACCGCAAAGAGATTCGCAGCACACAAATAGTGGACATTTTCTGCAATAATCCATCTTTAATGAAGCTGGTATGTGAGGACACAAGGGTAAATAACTACTATGGACTGTTTGTAATGACCTTTTTTGTTGGTCTGTGTCTGCTGATAGTGGTCTTCACCTACGTCCAAATTTTAATCACTGTTGTGGTTAAAAGACAATCTGATGCCAGAAGTAAAGCAATTCAGACCTGTGGTACACACTTAATTGTGTTCTTATGCTTTCAGTTCAACACATTCTTTGTATTTATTGCTCACAGATTTGAAACAGCATTCCCAAGCTTACGAAGGGCCTTAGGTGCTTCTGCTGTGATATTTCCTCCAATACTTAATCCTCTAATATATGggctgaaaacaaaagaaattagagagaattttattttatttttccataagGTCTTcccacaaaaacagaaaaacaaactcgTTGGGGTGAAACATTAA
- the LOC119265785 gene encoding putative gustatory receptor clone PTE01, with the protein MDCNFSIYARSLTLESLDLPSSNIFPAFIFGTLTYCFILLFNMTVLLTIALNRKLHKPMYVLLFNLPLNDMMGASAFFPQLVSSILSQNRSITYSACFVQALLIHLYGAGTFLTLTAMAYDRYVAICCPLKYNTMMSPNNLLKIIIIMWILNVTLIGILLAMNYRKEICSTQIVDIFCNNPSLMKLVCEDTRVNNYYGLFVMTFFDGLSLLIVVFTYVQILITVVVKRQSDARSKAIQTCGTHLIVFLCFEFNTFFAFIAHRFETASPSLRRALGASAVIFPPILNPLIYGLKTKEIRENFILFFHKVFPQKQKNKLVGVKH; encoded by the coding sequence ATGGATTGTAATTTCTCCATATATGCAAGATCTTTGACTTTGGAATCACTGGACTTACCTTCATCTAACATTTTTCCAGCATTCATATTTGGAACTCTCACCTATTGCTTCATTTTGCTTTTCAATATGACTGTGTTGCTCACTATTGCTCTGAACAGGAAACTTCATAAGCCTATGTATGTTCTGTTGTTTAACTTGCCACTCAATGATATGATGGGTGCCTCAGCCTTTTTCCCTCAGCTGGTGTCTAGTATTCTGTCACAGAATAGATCCATCACTTACTCTGCTTGTTTTGTGCAAGCCTTACTGATTCATCTGTATGGAGCTGGAAcatttctcactctcactgctATGGCTTATGACAGATATGTTGCAATCTGTTGTCCATTGAAATACAACACCATGATGTCTCCAAATAACTTGctgaaaataattataataatgtggATCTTAAATGTTACTTTGATTGGCATACTACTTGCAATGAACTACCGCAAAGAGATTTGCAGCACACAAATAGTGGACATTTTCTGCAATAATCCATCTTTAATGAAGCTGGTATGTGAGGACACAAGGGTAAATAACTACTATGGACTGTTTGTAATGACCTTTTTTGATGGTCTGTCTCTGCTGATAGTGGTCTTCACCTACGTCCAAATTTTAATCACTGTTGTGGTTAAAAGACAATCTGATGCCAGAAGTAAAGCAATTCAGACTTGTGGTACACACTTAATTGTGTTCTTATGCTTTGAGTTCAATACATTCTTTGCATTTATTGCTCACAGATTTGAAACAGCATCCCCAAGCTTACGAAGGGCCTTAGGTGCTTCTGCTGTGATATTTCCTCCAATACTTAATCCTCTAATATATGggctgaaaacaaaagaaattagagagaattttattttatttttccataagGTCTTcccacaaaaacagaaaaacaaactcgTTGGGGTGAAACATTAA